ACGACAACACGGCCGTAAGAATTGAATTTTTCGGCGATGTCATCGATTCCATCAAGGAGATAGACCCGATACGCGGCACGACCATCCGCTCCATAGGCAAGGCCGCGATATACCCCGGCTCCCACTACGCCGCCCCCAAATACAGACACGAAATGGCCATCGAAAACATCAAGATCGAGCTCGCCGAAAGGCTCAAGTATTTGGAAGAGCATGGCATGATGCTCGAAAAGCAGCGCCTCGAAGAGAAAACCAACTTCGACCTCGAGCTTTTAACGAACATGGGCTTCTGCCCCGGCATCGAGAACTACTCCCGCCACATCTCGGGACGCCTCCCGGGCCAGCCCCCGGCAACGCTCCTCGACTACTTCCCGGACGACTTCCTTCTCATCATCGACGAAAGCCACCAGATGGTACCCCAGCTCCGGGCCATGTACGAGGGCGACAGGAGCAGGAAATTGAGCCTCGTCGAGCACGGCTTCAGGCTCCCCTCGGCGCTCGACAACAGGCCGCTCAACTTCCGCGAATACGAGGAAAGGGTGAACCAGGTCATATACGTCTCGGCGACCCCCGGCCCCTACGAGCTCGAAAAAACCGGCGGCGTCATAACGGAGCAGATAATCCGCCCGACGGGGCTCGCCGATCCGGAAATCGAGATCAGGCCGGCCGACAACCAGGTAGACGACCTGCTCGAAGAGATAAGGAAGAGAACAGAGGCCGGCGAAAGGGTGCTCGTCACGACGCTCACGAAGCGAATGGCAGAAGACCTCACCGAGTACTACCGCGAGCTCGGCATACGCGTGAAGTACCTCCACTCGGACATCGACACGCTCGAAAGGATAGCGATTATAAGGGACCTCCGGCTCGGAAAGTTCGACGTCCTCGTCGGCATAAATCTCCTCAGGGAAGGCCTCGACATTCCGGAGGTCTCGCTCGTCGCGATACTCGACGCCGACAAGGAAGGCTACCTCCGCTCGGAGACCTCCCTCATACAGATATTCGGACGCGCCGCCCGTAACGTCAACGGACGCGTGATCCTCTATGCCGACAGGGTCACGGAATCGATGGCGAGGGCCATGTCCGAAACCGAGCGGAGAAGGGCCATACAGCAAAAATACAACGAAGAGAACGGGATAACGCCCCGGAGCATCAAGAAATCCGTAACGGACATACTCTCGACCATATACGAGGCCGACTACTACACCGTCCCGCTCGAAACGGTTAACGAAGACCTCGATGTCCCCCCGGAGAAAATATCGTCCACGATAACCGCCCTCGACAGGGAGATGAAAGAGGCCGCAAAGAACCTCGAATACGAAACTGCCGCAAAGAAGCGCGACCAGATAAAAAGGCTCCGCGAGCTCGAGATAAAATACCTCGGGAGCCCGAAAGAAGGCCCTCAACAGGGCGGCTGACCCTATTTTTTGTCGCCGCACCCCTCGCTCATCGCCGTTTTCGCCGCTTCCGCTATCTCCTCCGGGGTAAGGTCCTTCACGTGCGTCGCGACAGACCATACGTGCCCGAACGGGTCCTTTAACTGCCCGTACCTGTCTCCCCAGAAGGCGTCCCCGAGCGGCATGACCACCTCGGCCCCCTCCTTGATCGCCTTTTCGAAAAAGGCGTCGGCGTCGGGGACATATATATGCAGAACGACCGTAGTCCCGCCCCGGCTGTTCGGCCCGAGCGAGTTCCAGTCCGGGAACTCGTCCGCCAGCATCACGGCCGAATCCCCTAAGTGTAGGCACGCGTGCATGAGCTTCCCCCCGCCCGGCATGTCGAGCCTCGCGACCGTCTTCGCGCCGAACGCCTTCTCGTAAAAATCTATAGCCTTGGCAGCGTCCTTGCATACGAGGTGCGGCGTAACTGTATGCATCCCGTCGGGTATCGGTTTAACTTTTGCCATAATTTCAGCTCCTTACGATGAATTTACCGGATACGCCCCTCTTCCGCATTTCCGGCTGCTTATACGACGAAAAAGATATCCCTGAAAGGACACCCCTCTCGCCCTACCCTGTTTGATGCACGACCACCGAATTAATTTCAGATTGTTTTAGCTTTACCTTTGCTTTTAATATATTTCCTCCCCCCTCCCAAAGGGGGGAGGATTAAGGTGGGGGTTACATCAAGTGCTGTCATTCCCGAATGTCTCAATCGGGAATCCAGTCTTTTAATTTTTTGCTTTTAATCCGTCATCCTGAACTTGTTTCAGGATCTATCCCTTGTCCCTGGCTTT
This DNA window, taken from Thermodesulfobacteriota bacterium, encodes the following:
- a CDS encoding VOC family protein — its product is MAKVKPIPDGMHTVTPHLVCKDAAKAIDFYEKAFGAKTVARLDMPGGGKLMHACLHLGDSAVMLADEFPDWNSLGPNSRGGTTVVLHIYVPDADAFFEKAIKEGAEVVMPLGDAFWGDRYGQLKDPFGHVWSVATHVKDLTPEEIAEAAKTAMSEGCGDKK
- the uvrB gene encoding excinuclease ABC subunit UvrB; the protein is MDFKITSDFSPKGDQPEAIRELTEGLLRGDKHQVLLGVTGSGKTFTIANVIANVNRPTLIIAHNKTLAAQLYGELKDIFPDNAVKYFVSYYDYYQPEAYIPSTDTYIEKDAQINEHIDRLRHASTTSLFERRDVVIVASVSCIYGIGAPEHYYGLLIMLEEGMEMDRDKLLARLSEVQYERTGLDLHRSSFRVKGDVVDVFPSHHDNTAVRIEFFGDVIDSIKEIDPIRGTTIRSIGKAAIYPGSHYAAPKYRHEMAIENIKIELAERLKYLEEHGMMLEKQRLEEKTNFDLELLTNMGFCPGIENYSRHISGRLPGQPPATLLDYFPDDFLLIIDESHQMVPQLRAMYEGDRSRKLSLVEHGFRLPSALDNRPLNFREYEERVNQVIYVSATPGPYELEKTGGVITEQIIRPTGLADPEIEIRPADNQVDDLLEEIRKRTEAGERVLVTTLTKRMAEDLTEYYRELGIRVKYLHSDIDTLERIAIIRDLRLGKFDVLVGINLLREGLDIPEVSLVAILDADKEGYLRSETSLIQIFGRAARNVNGRVILYADRVTESMARAMSETERRRAIQQKYNEENGITPRSIKKSVTDILSTIYEADYYTVPLETVNEDLDVPPEKISSTITALDREMKEAAKNLEYETAAKKRDQIKRLRELEIKYLGSPKEGPQQGG